A window of the Streptomyces sp. NBC_00454 genome harbors these coding sequences:
- a CDS encoding VOC family protein has translation MAIQRMDNVGIVVEDLDAAIAFFVELGMELEGKAQVEGLVADQCTGLDGVRCDIAMVRTPDGHSRLELAKYRSPAAISDGPRNRPHNILGTHRVMFAVDDLEDTVARLRPHGAELVGEIARFEDSYLLCYVRGPEGIIVGLAEQLR, from the coding sequence ATGGCGATTCAGCGGATGGACAACGTCGGCATCGTCGTCGAGGACCTGGACGCCGCCATCGCGTTCTTCGTGGAACTCGGAATGGAGCTGGAAGGCAAGGCGCAGGTCGAGGGCCTCGTCGCCGACCAGTGCACCGGGCTCGACGGCGTCCGCTGTGACATCGCGATGGTCCGCACCCCGGACGGTCACAGCCGGCTCGAGCTGGCGAAGTACCGTAGCCCCGCGGCGATCAGCGACGGGCCGCGCAACCGGCCGCACAACATTCTGGGCACGCACCGCGTCATGTTCGCCGTCGACGACCTCGAAGACACCGTTGCCCGCCTGCGCCCTCACGGCGCCGAACTCGTCGGCGAGATCGCCCGGTTCGAGGACAGCTATCTGCTCTGCTACGTCCGCGGCCCGGAGGGCATCATCGTCGGTCTGGCCGAGCAATTGCGCTGA
- a CDS encoding glyoxalase: MATTASTAAHTSLGSVTLEVADLEGARRFYSAFGVDTYIHLRASETPSTGFRGFTLALTVSGPATVDGFFGAAVAAGATVLKPAAKSLWGYSGVVQAPDGTIWKIATSAKKNTGPATRQIDDIVLLIGVEAVKATKQFYLDQGLSVAKSVGSKYVEFTPGQPGAVKLALYKRRALAKDLGVPAEGTGSHRITLTSSTAGAFTDLDGFAWEMAAPPAPTSS, from the coding sequence ATGGCAACCACCGCTTCCACCGCAGCCCACACGTCCCTCGGTTCCGTCACCCTCGAGGTGGCCGACCTCGAGGGCGCCCGCCGCTTCTACAGCGCCTTCGGAGTGGACACCTACATTCACCTGCGGGCGTCCGAGACGCCCTCCACCGGGTTCCGTGGCTTCACGCTGGCGCTCACGGTGTCCGGGCCGGCCACCGTCGACGGCTTCTTCGGCGCCGCCGTGGCAGCAGGCGCCACGGTCCTCAAGCCCGCCGCGAAGTCACTGTGGGGCTACAGCGGCGTCGTCCAGGCCCCGGACGGAACGATCTGGAAGATCGCCACCTCGGCGAAGAAGAACACCGGCCCCGCCACCCGTCAGATCGACGACATCGTCCTGCTGATCGGCGTCGAGGCCGTGAAGGCCACCAAGCAGTTCTACCTCGACCAGGGCCTGAGCGTGGCCAAGAGCGTCGGCAGCAAGTACGTCGAGTTCACCCCCGGCCAGCCCGGCGCCGTCAAACTGGCCCTGTACAAGCGCCGCGCCCTCGCCAAGGACCTCGGAGTCCCCGCCGAGGGCACCGGCTCACACCGCATCACCCTCACCAGCAGCACCGCCGGCGCCTTCACCGACCTGGACGGGTTCGCCTGGGAGATGGCCGCCCCGCCGGCCCCCACGTCGTCCTGA
- a CDS encoding peptidoglycan-binding protein: MSIGTKLARNAAALAMAGAVLLGTAGAASAAPGAPYLGYGRTTSGNGVWCVQHNINYLVNQLYAQGTITTPPPYRTLSEDSSWGPRTDANVRWFQKMVGLGQDGVVGPATGSRLLTLGDQDYNGSPLTGSHGWCWNYIPGDFN; the protein is encoded by the coding sequence ATGTCCATCGGGACCAAGCTCGCCAGGAACGCTGCCGCTCTCGCCATGGCGGGGGCGGTACTGCTGGGTACGGCGGGGGCCGCGAGCGCCGCCCCTGGCGCGCCCTATCTGGGATACGGCCGCACCACCTCCGGGAACGGTGTGTGGTGCGTGCAGCACAACATCAACTACCTCGTGAACCAGCTCTACGCCCAGGGCACCATCACGACGCCGCCGCCCTACCGCACCCTCTCCGAGGACAGCTCGTGGGGCCCCAGGACGGACGCCAACGTCCGGTGGTTCCAGAAGATGGTCGGCCTCGGCCAGGACGGCGTCGTCGGTCCGGCCACCGGCTCGCGCCTGCTGACCCTGGGCGACCAGGACTACAACGGCTCCCCGCTGACGGGCAGCCACGGCTGGTGCTGGAACTACATCCCCGGCGACTTCAACTGA
- a CDS encoding SMI1/KNR4 family protein: MLSDHQECDVVVTAVAPVGTAIHTQGYEGFIDQAKHPSWRSDAPRPAVGDRMRAVVLDSTRKPPRFSALPSDIRIARSLRCTEPLMRLCPPPPAEDARVVAWDAVEAALGIALPADYKRLVETYGGGQFAGTLWLLEPGCPEEMYDLVAQTAEREETLADLWDAGEAEPPELHDGAARLVPWAYVEGAGHMLYWLVRPGVEPEEWTVILNGGRGPLWESHAASCSRFILDVVAGTTTSTYFTDHEDTADPADRTCFRPNSHILS; encoded by the coding sequence ATGCTTTCTGATCATCAAGAGTGCGACGTGGTCGTCACAGCCGTGGCGCCCGTAGGGACCGCCATCCACACGCAGGGGTACGAGGGTTTCATCGACCAGGCCAAACACCCCTCATGGCGCTCGGACGCTCCCCGCCCCGCGGTCGGTGACCGGATGCGCGCGGTAGTTCTGGACTCCACCAGGAAGCCGCCGCGGTTCAGCGCCCTTCCGAGCGACATCCGGATCGCCCGGAGCCTGCGCTGTACCGAACCCCTGATGCGCCTGTGCCCGCCCCCGCCTGCTGAAGATGCCCGGGTCGTCGCGTGGGACGCCGTGGAGGCAGCCTTGGGCATTGCCCTGCCGGCCGACTACAAGCGGCTCGTCGAGACGTACGGCGGCGGCCAGTTCGCCGGAACGCTCTGGCTGCTGGAACCGGGCTGTCCGGAAGAGATGTACGACCTGGTCGCCCAGACCGCGGAACGCGAGGAGACCCTCGCCGACCTCTGGGACGCGGGCGAGGCCGAGCCGCCGGAACTCCATGACGGCGCCGCCAGGCTGGTGCCCTGGGCGTACGTGGAAGGCGCGGGACACATGCTGTACTGGCTGGTCCGGCCCGGCGTCGAGCCGGAGGAATGGACCGTCATCCTCAACGGGGGCCGCGGCCCACTCTGGGAATCCCATGCGGCATCGTGCAGCCGATTCATCCTTGACGTGGTGGCCGGCACGACGACCTCGACCTACTTCACCGACCACGAGGACACCGCCGACCCGGCCGACAGGACTTGTTTCAGGCCCAACTCGCACATCCTCAGCTGA
- a CDS encoding ATP-dependent DNA helicase: MSSLYELLAERISEARVHRASVLKAPAESVGEAYEREITAERLAKEIGRLEGAEKGLVFGRIDWTDGTALRIGRIGLHTEEDDLPLLVDWRANAARPFYEATPVHPMDLRRRRHLRLEERTVVSVSDELLDGTAPTDEDVVGDGPLTEALSARRTGRMHAAVATLQAEQDEVVRSAHRGVTVVQGGPGTGKTVVALHRAAYVLYAFPRAAEEGVLVVGPNARFLDYISQVLPSLGENDVALATCRELAGVSTDTVDPFDTARLKGSSDLADALAGLLHVHQAPAGDFTVRVGQELVRLSGEEVATARDAAVAAVPGHNPARQVFKELLVDAVTDAMQRDMGDLLEQIDADAERMTGINLDRFTGAAQRRAEGAADPGPAHELDLDAIRADLLDDDDDDAGVDRAVEALWPRLVPGDLVKALLTDAGALAEHLPRLTAQERSLLLRGRDTPWADADVPLLDEAASLVDGPPEQTYGHVVVDEAQELTAMQWRMIVRRCPARAMTLVGDFAQAGPVATARDWKEALSPHVGPRFKLHNLTVSYRTTQEILESVRDLLTRIAPDQKPTRSLRSGESPRTVTTPPDGSVTAVVSELRAQSAAHPGELLGVICADTRVSELTARGIAHHARIVPASEARGLEFDGVVVMNPEEIITARPGGERDLYVALTRATKRLCTITVQPA; encoded by the coding sequence GTGTCCTCCTTATACGAGTTGCTCGCCGAGCGGATTTCCGAGGCGCGAGTGCACCGGGCGAGTGTGCTGAAGGCCCCGGCGGAAAGCGTCGGTGAGGCATACGAGAGAGAAATCACCGCCGAGCGTCTGGCCAAGGAAATCGGCCGGCTGGAGGGCGCCGAAAAGGGGCTGGTCTTCGGGCGCATCGACTGGACGGACGGCACGGCCCTGCGCATCGGGCGGATCGGACTGCATACGGAGGAGGACGACCTGCCTCTGCTCGTGGACTGGCGCGCGAACGCGGCGCGGCCCTTCTACGAGGCGACTCCGGTCCACCCGATGGACCTGCGGCGGCGCCGGCACCTGCGCCTCGAGGAGCGCACGGTCGTCTCGGTGAGCGACGAACTGCTGGACGGGACCGCCCCGACCGACGAGGACGTCGTGGGGGACGGCCCGTTGACCGAGGCACTGTCGGCACGGCGTACGGGCAGGATGCACGCGGCCGTCGCGACGCTGCAGGCCGAGCAGGACGAGGTCGTCCGCTCCGCCCACCGCGGGGTGACCGTGGTGCAGGGTGGGCCCGGCACCGGCAAGACGGTGGTCGCCCTGCACCGGGCGGCCTACGTCCTGTACGCGTTCCCGCGCGCCGCGGAGGAGGGTGTCCTGGTGGTGGGCCCGAACGCCCGGTTCCTCGACTACATCTCCCAGGTCCTTCCCTCGCTCGGGGAGAACGACGTCGCTCTGGCGACCTGCCGGGAACTGGCCGGAGTGTCCACGGACACGGTGGACCCGTTCGACACGGCGCGTCTCAAGGGCAGCTCCGACCTCGCCGACGCCCTGGCCGGTCTGCTGCACGTCCACCAGGCCCCCGCCGGTGACTTCACCGTGCGGGTCGGACAGGAACTGGTTCGCCTCTCCGGCGAGGAAGTGGCCACGGCACGCGACGCCGCCGTGGCAGCCGTACCGGGGCACAACCCGGCGCGCCAGGTATTCAAAGAGCTCTTGGTCGACGCCGTCACCGACGCGATGCAACGGGACATGGGCGACCTCCTGGAGCAGATCGACGCCGATGCCGAGAGGATGACGGGCATCAACCTCGACCGGTTCACGGGAGCCGCCCAGCGCCGTGCCGAAGGTGCGGCCGACCCGGGTCCGGCCCATGAGCTGGACCTGGACGCCATCCGAGCCGATCTCCTCGACGACGACGACGACGACGCCGGCGTCGATCGAGCGGTCGAGGCGTTGTGGCCGCGGCTGGTACCCGGTGACCTCGTGAAGGCGCTCCTGACGGACGCCGGCGCCCTCGCCGAGCACCTGCCCCGCCTGACCGCGCAGGAGCGGTCGCTTCTGCTGCGCGGTCGGGACACCCCGTGGGCCGATGCCGACGTGCCATTGCTGGACGAGGCGGCGAGCCTGGTCGACGGCCCTCCCGAGCAGACGTACGGGCACGTCGTAGTCGACGAGGCGCAGGAACTGACCGCCATGCAGTGGCGGATGATCGTACGCCGCTGCCCGGCACGGGCGATGACGCTGGTGGGTGACTTCGCCCAGGCGGGCCCGGTCGCGACGGCACGCGACTGGAAGGAAGCACTGAGCCCCCACGTCGGACCGCGGTTCAAACTGCACAACCTGACCGTCAGCTACCGCACCACGCAGGAGATCCTGGAGAGCGTCCGGGACCTGCTCACGCGGATCGCTCCGGACCAGAAGCCCACGCGGTCACTGCGAAGCGGTGAAAGCCCGCGCACTGTGACCACACCTCCGGACGGTTCGGTCACCGCCGTCGTCTCGGAACTCCGCGCCCAGAGCGCCGCGCATCCGGGCGAGCTTCTGGGAGTGATCTGCGCGGACACCCGGGTGAGCGAGCTGACGGCCCGGGGCATCGCTCACCACGCACGCATCGTGCCGGCGTCCGAAGCACGCGGCCTGGAATTCGACGGGGTGGTCGTCATGAACCCCGAGGAAATCATCACGGCCCGCCCCGGTGGGGAAAGGGACTTGTACGTGGCCCTGACCCGGGCCACCAAGCGCCTGTGCACCATCACCGTCCAGCCCGCCTGA
- a CDS encoding VOC family protein, whose product MKAHVSSILLGVRDMDRAKQFYTEGLGWKIENDFGISVFFASDGASPVGFYSREGLAGQVGTDPEGSGFSGLVLTYVVRSRTRVDEIMTEAQNAGAKILNPAGALPWGGYGGTFADPDGYIWSLGHSTQGTDQPYAE is encoded by the coding sequence ATGAAAGCCCACGTCAGCTCGATCCTCCTCGGTGTCCGCGACATGGACCGGGCCAAGCAGTTCTACACCGAGGGACTCGGCTGGAAGATCGAGAACGACTTCGGGATCTCGGTGTTCTTCGCATCGGACGGCGCCTCCCCGGTCGGTTTCTACAGCCGCGAGGGCCTGGCCGGCCAGGTGGGCACCGACCCGGAGGGCAGCGGCTTCAGCGGACTGGTTCTGACCTACGTCGTCCGCAGCCGGACACGGGTCGACGAGATCATGACGGAAGCCCAGAACGCCGGCGCCAAGATCCTCAACCCCGCCGGCGCCCTGCCCTGGGGCGGATACGGCGGCACCTTCGCCGACCCCGACGGCTACATCTGGAGCCTCGGCCACAGCACCCAGGGAACCGACCAGCCCTACGCCGAATAG
- a CDS encoding HEAT repeat domain-containing protein, with protein sequence MGPDWELVAAVRRGDAAAVTALLEAGAAAYTVAEDGLTVLCLAVGAHDADVAGALIGGGADPDRRLPDGTTPLERAVDGGSPAVTRALLGDDPLPRIPEAERERLLALARHWHERGAEIELRDRTAEFGPVREEYVEGSRYRYVVRLTLGPLTVYAGHGAILTDLEWAFGILTPVDELMARALTGHWHNDVDESSVTAVLTHRIGEETFAAVIAHRHDPDPEQRLLVLTVLESYRLRPLRMLFQRSSWGNTFAKETVDVLVAWATDGEEDDPAVLARVLWMLGEMGPPESEAMGLRYASHPSARIRAEVPVLLLDWGTRLPPPPAAKEALLTLAADDDARVRREAGGTLVVIAGHNGIDDLAGTIVGLLRDPESQVREHIAAVIRLYGDEVRTPAVADALAPLRDQDGGPVDR encoded by the coding sequence ATGGGGCCGGACTGGGAGCTCGTAGCGGCGGTCCGGCGGGGGGACGCGGCGGCCGTGACGGCCTTGTTGGAGGCGGGAGCGGCTGCGTACACGGTCGCGGAGGACGGGCTGACCGTGCTGTGTCTGGCGGTCGGCGCGCACGATGCGGATGTCGCGGGCGCGCTGATCGGGGGCGGTGCGGATCCGGACCGGAGGTTGCCGGACGGAACGACCCCTCTCGAACGAGCGGTCGACGGCGGCTCGCCCGCGGTGACCAGAGCCCTCCTGGGGGACGATCCGCTCCCGCGCATCCCCGAAGCCGAACGAGAGCGGCTGCTGGCGCTGGCCCGGCACTGGCACGAGCGGGGCGCGGAGATCGAACTCCGCGACAGGACCGCAGAGTTCGGCCCTGTGCGCGAGGAGTACGTCGAGGGCAGCCGCTACCGCTACGTGGTCCGGCTGACGCTCGGCCCACTCACGGTATACGCCGGGCACGGCGCGATCCTGACGGATCTGGAATGGGCCTTCGGCATCCTGACGCCCGTGGACGAGCTGATGGCCAGGGCCCTGACCGGCCACTGGCACAACGACGTCGACGAGTCGTCCGTCACCGCGGTCCTCACCCATCGCATCGGTGAGGAGACCTTCGCGGCGGTGATCGCGCACCGGCACGATCCGGACCCGGAGCAACGGCTGCTCGTCCTCACCGTCCTCGAGTCCTACCGGCTGCGGCCCCTGCGGATGCTGTTCCAGCGGTCGAGCTGGGGGAACACCTTCGCGAAGGAGACGGTGGACGTACTCGTGGCTTGGGCCACCGATGGCGAGGAGGACGACCCGGCGGTCCTGGCCAGGGTGCTCTGGATGCTGGGCGAGATGGGCCCGCCGGAAAGCGAGGCCATGGGGCTGCGGTACGCAAGTCACCCGAGCGCGCGCATCAGGGCCGAGGTCCCCGTGCTCCTGCTCGACTGGGGCACGCGCCTGCCTCCCCCGCCCGCGGCCAAGGAGGCCCTGCTGACGCTCGCGGCGGACGATGACGCACGCGTGCGGCGCGAGGCCGGCGGGACACTGGTCGTGATCGCGGGCCACAACGGGATCGACGACCTCGCCGGGACCATCGTCGGGCTGCTCCGCGATCCCGAATCCCAGGTGCGGGAACACATTGCCGCGGTCATCAGGCTCTACGGCGATGAGGTCCGCACCCCGGCCGTGGCCGATGCCCTCGCGCCCCTACGGGACCAGGACGGCGGCCCAGTCGACAGGTGA
- a CDS encoding YdeI/OmpD-associated family protein, which yields MKFRAHVEPPEPMRGLEVPPEVVAALGAGARPPVTITINGHSWKSRIALLRGRHLLGLSNANRQAAGIATGDEVEIELDLDTEPRVVVEPADFTQALDEDPAARAAYDNLAYSHKREHVRAIESAKKPDTRQRRIEKAIATLRG from the coding sequence ATGAAGTTCCGGGCCCACGTCGAGCCACCCGAGCCCATGCGAGGCCTGGAAGTTCCACCCGAGGTGGTAGCAGCACTCGGCGCGGGCGCACGGCCACCGGTGACGATCACCATCAACGGGCATTCCTGGAAGAGCCGGATCGCCCTCCTGCGCGGCCGCCACCTGCTGGGCCTCAGCAACGCCAACCGGCAAGCCGCAGGCATCGCAACCGGCGACGAGGTCGAGATCGAACTCGACCTCGACACCGAGCCGCGCGTCGTCGTCGAGCCCGCGGACTTCACCCAGGCCCTGGACGAGGACCCCGCCGCTCGCGCGGCCTACGACAACCTCGCCTACAGCCACAAACGCGAGCACGTACGCGCCATCGAAAGCGCAAAGAAACCCGACACACGCCAACGACGCATCGAGAAGGCCATCGCCACCCTCCGGGGCTGA